The nucleotide sequence GCGATGACCGGATACTTCGCTGTCGCGGAATCCTGTCGAACGCCCTTGTCCTCGAAGAGTTTTTCGAGCAGGGACATCGCGCGCCGCAAAGGTTCTTCGAAACCCGCGCCGTCGATCGAAGACCACAGACGGGCCGCCTGCGCCGTTAGACCGGCGTGCGAAGGCGCGCCTTCGTCCCCGGTCGCCGCCAGTCCGCCGTCCGCATTGCGACGCTGGGTGAGCGCGTGCCCGGCGTTGAGGAGTTGCCAGTACTTCGTGTCGGCATGCTGGAGGAGTCCTTCGACCGCGAACACGATGTCGAGCGTCGAAACGCTTTTGCCCGCCGGATCTCCACCCAGCAACGCCGCGAATGAAGCGCCGGACGCGATACCGAGAATCGCCGAGGCCTCGGGTTCGGGCAGATAGGGGTAGATCTTCAGAAGATCGGGCGCGACGCGATTATTCCAGGTCTCCGGAACCGCGTTTCCATGCGTCGCCGCGACCCCCGCCGCCATGGCGCGCGCTCGATCGGCCGCTTCGAAGTAAGCCGGCCAGTCAGCCTCGTCCGGCGCGGCCTGTTAAAAACGCCAAAGCGACTGAAGCGCGAGCAGCGTGTCGAACAGGTAGATCGCACCCTCCGTGCCGAGGCCGCCACGCAGGGAGATCAGGCGCTGCAGGGATTTGGCGAGCCGGCGCGCCGGGCCCAGAGCGCCCGCGTCGTCGTAAACGCGATAGAAATACACGCACGTCGAAATCATGTACGCGGACGACAGACCGTCCGGCCGCGCGGACTTGTGAATCTCGGAGCGCAGCAGGCCCGACGAGGTGTCGAACGCCGCGTTGGTCAATCGGTCCAGAAACTTGGCGACGACTTTCTTGGTATCCGGTATCATGCATGCGCCCATCGTATCGACGCGACCGGAGTGCCGGGCAAAACACCCGTCTGGGCCGGTCAGCGTGAGTTTTCGAACCGAATTCCCGGAAACGAGTCCAGAAAACCGCCTTGCGCGGCGAAATGACCGCACTCCGCCGTGTTCTCGATATAAAGGTCTTGGAAACCGGAAGTCAAGGAACGGTGAGAATTCCGAGGCGATCGACGGACGCTCACCCGACAAAAGGGACCGGCGTTTTGGCGGTCCGCCGGTCCCTTGTCCTGTCTTCGCGACTATTCGAGGACCTGAATATTCTTCTTCGCGCACATCTCCTTGAGGACCTTCGGCCACACCGTCACGCTCACCTCGCCCAGGTGCGCCTTGCGCAGGAGCAGCATGAGCGTGCGCGCCTGGCCGATTCCGCCGCCGATCGAGAGCGGCAACGTGCCGTTCACGATTCCCTCGTGATAGGGGTAATTCAGGAAGTGGAGCTGGTTCGTACGTTCGAGCTGCTCGCGCAGGGTTTGCGCGTTGACGCGGACGCCCATCGACGACAGCTCGTGACGCCGTTTCGTGACGGGGTTCCACACGAGGATGTCGCCGTTCAAACCGTGCATCGGGTGGCCGGCGGCGGATACCGTCGGCGTGACCCAGTCGTCGTAATCCGCCGCGCGCATCTCGTGCGGATACCCATCGGCGAGCGTCCAGCCGATCCCGATGATGAACACCGCCGGGAATTCCTGCAGAATCGCAGTCTCGCGCTGCTTTCGCGGCAGATCGGGGAATCGTTCCAGGATCTCCTCGGCGTGCAGGAAAACGAGTTCCTCCGGCAGTTCCGGATACTTGCTCTCACGCAGCTTCGGGAACTGCTCGAGCACGTGGACCTCGGCGCCCTTCAGGACCTTCCAGATCTTCTTCACGACGTCTTTCAACAGATCGAGGTTGCGGTCGGCCTCGATGATGACCCGCTCCCAGTCCCACTGATCCACGTAGCTGCTGTGGTCGTGATCGAGGAAATAGTCCTTGCGCACGGCGCGCATGTCGGTGCAGATGCCCTCACCGCGACCGAGGCCGAACTGTTTGAGCGCCACGCGCTTCCACTTCGTCGCGGCCTGCACGACCTGCGCGTTGATGGGGTTCTTGCCGTTGTCGTTGTTGATGCGAAACGTCACGGGCCCGCGCGATCCGTCGCGGTCCAGATAGTCGTTGACGCCGCTTTCCTCATCGACGATCAGCGGTACCGTGACCATCATGAGGCCCAGCTCTCGGCAAAGATTTTCCTCGATGTAGTTTTTCGCGACGAAAATCGCGCCCTGCGTCTCGCGGGGCGAGAGCGGCGTCGAATAGTCGTCCGGCAGCACGTTCCACAGGTCCTCGTAGTTGCCGATTCCCGGTCCGGCCAAGTCCGCGCGTTTGTCGAGCATGTGGTCCTCCGAAAAAAAGATCGCCAGATTGGAGACTCGTGGCGTGATGGACGTGCGTTATCAAACGATCAGCGGCGAAGGGGGGGCGCCGCGCGGATCGGAATCTAGCACGTTAAAACCGGGCGTCAACATAAATCGACATGAAGCTCGATTGGGTTTGACGCAGACCGTCAGAGCGCCCGCAACCGGGGGAAGAGCCGGTCGGCAATCGCGCCCAGCGCAACCCCCCACAGAGCGCACAGTCCAAGCGCCGGCAATAAAAACACCTTGGGGACGATCCATCCCGGTGTGAGTGTTGCGACGACGAAACCCGCCCACAGGAATGAAGCGGTCGCGAATGTAACCAGCAACCACGAGCCCTTGCGGATCGCGCGATACCCTCCGACTGCCGTCAACGCGACGCAGACCGCGACGACACCGAGTTGAAAGCCGGACGGCAACGGCAGTCCGCCGAGCTGATTGAGCGGCCACGGGTGAATCGCGACGCCGACGAACGGCATGGTGGCGACGTACGCAAGCGAGTCGGAACGCAACGTGCCGAGTTCGCCGCCGAGCGCCCGCAGGTGGCCCGTGGTCATCTCACGCAACGCGAAGGCCGGATCGGTCCACAACAGCGGATGAAACGCGGCGAACACAACGGCGGCGACGGCGGACGCGATCGTGATATCGCGCCATCGCCGCCCGGCTG is from Deltaproteobacteria bacterium and encodes:
- a CDS encoding aspartate--ammonia ligase, giving the protein MLDKRADLAGPGIGNYEDLWNVLPDDYSTPLSPRETQGAIFVAKNYIEENLCRELGLMMVTVPLIVDEESGVNDYLDRDGSRGPVTFRINNDNGKNPINAQVVQAATKWKRVALKQFGLGRGEGICTDMRAVRKDYFLDHDHSSYVDQWDWERVIIEADRNLDLLKDVVKKIWKVLKGAEVHVLEQFPKLRESKYPELPEELVFLHAEEILERFPDLPRKQRETAILQEFPAVFIIGIGWTLADGYPHEMRAADYDDWVTPTVSAAGHPMHGLNGDILVWNPVTKRRHELSSMGVRVNAQTLREQLERTNQLHFLNYPYHEGIVNGTLPLSIGGGIGQARTLMLLLRKAHLGEVSVTVWPKVLKEMCAKKNIQVLE